In one Choloepus didactylus isolate mChoDid1 chromosome 1, mChoDid1.pri, whole genome shotgun sequence genomic region, the following are encoded:
- the LOC119517520 gene encoding mitochondrial pyruvate carrier 1-like — MAGALVQKAADYARSKEFQDYLMSTHFWGPVANWGLPIAAINDMKKSPEIISGWMMFV, encoded by the coding sequence ATGGCAGGCGCGTTGGTGCAGAAAGCAGCGGACTATGCCCGAAGCAAGGAATTCCAGGACTATCTCATGAGCACGCATTTTTGGGGACCAGTAGCCAACTGGGGTCTTCCCATTGCTGCCATCAATGACATGAAAAAGTCTCCTGAGATCATCAGTGGTTGGATGATGTTTGTCTAG